The Platichthys flesus chromosome 8, fPlaFle2.1, whole genome shotgun sequence genome has a window encoding:
- the nfkb1 gene encoding nuclear factor NF-kappa-B p105 subunit isoform X1: MAGDDPYLHSNNQIFDTMIMDPTWEFQPFAAMSQTTSLRTADGPFLQILEQPKQRGFRFRYGCEGPSHGGLPGASSEKNRKTYPTVKIGNYQGPARVVVQLVTALPSLPQLHAHSLVGKQCDKGICITDLQPKDSTISFPNLGILHVTKKNVAKILEERMIEAFRMGYNCGVSIHPEIDALQGEVRVPRDLHDHQRSVISSAASLQAKEMDLSVVRLLFTAFLPDSNGGFSRRLEPVVSEPIYDSKAPNASNLKIVRMDRTAGCVTGGEEVYLLCDKVQKDDIQVRFYEEDDSGVTWEALGDFSPTDVHRQFAIVFKTPKYRDQNLQRPTSVFVQLKRKSDNETSEPKPFTYHPQIIDKEEVQRKRQKTLPNFQDFSGHGGGGGLYRGGGPAAGGGPGSAGGGAGGSFQGFTTYNYGGGGGGGGGGFSTGYSAGLGGGGGGFSTGYSAGLGGGGGAAAIQHASQSDTVDDNDPDHQDSGAAGGASSRTGGVEGGGSEEPDTAGERWVHGTSRQLEALFHFSVTGDPVYLLAPQRPLMTAQDEDGDTGLHLAVLHSQQAALKSLTQVVSALPGEEVLNLRNHLYQTPLHLAVITQQSEAAEALLLAGADPTLTDRHGNTALHLASQQEGGGAMVQLLLRHREVRGLMEHNNTAGLCPIHLAVLANQLSSLRELLEGGANVEAQERSCGRTALHLATETDNVSLAGCLLLEGNAEVDCCTFNGCTPLHLAAGRGSVRLTALLVAAGADPHKENFEPLFFREDECCHDEADEDEGYIPGTTPLNMAATSQVIELLNGKEYEAKTPHGAVSRPQGDLASLDVGVKQEVCCALESEGCWEKLAHSLGLGILNTAFRLSPSPAKTLLDSYEVSGGTVSDLLAGLRSAGECRALSILEGALRRSEETATSVESRLKADARIDSGVCDSGVELSTA; the protein is encoded by the exons CGAGGCTTCCGGTTCAGATACGGGTGTGAAGGTCCGTCTCACGGCGGGCTGCCAGGAGCGTCCAGCGAGAAGAACAGGAAGACCTACCCCACCGTCAag atcGGGAACTACCAGGGTCCGGCCCGGGTTGTGGTCCAGCTTGTGACAGCACTCCCCAGCCTCCCTCAGCTTCACGCTCACAGTCTGGTGGGAAAACAGTGTGACAAAGGAATCTGCATCACGGACCTGCAGCCCAAAGACTCCACCATCAG TTTCCCAAACCTTGGGATTCTCCATGTGACGAAGAAGAATGTGGCGAAGAttctggaggagaggatgatcGAGGCGTTCAGGATGGGATACAACTGTGGCGTCTCCATCCACCCAGAGATCGATGCCCTGCAGGGGGAGGTTCGAGTCCCACGAGACCTCCACG atCACCAGCGCAGTGTGATCAGCAGTGCAGCGTCTCTTCAGGCTAAGGAGATGGACCTCAGTGTGGTGCGTCTCTTGTTCACGGCGTTCCTCCCCGACAGTAACGGAGGTTTCTCCAGACGCCTGGAACCCGTCGTGTCTGAACCGATCTACGACAGCA AGGCTCCCAACGCCTCCAACCTGAAGATCGTGAGGATGGATCGAACCGCCGGCTGCGTgacgggaggagaggaggtttaTCTGCTGTGCGACAAAGTGCAGAAAG ATGATATCCAGGTGAGGTTCTATGAAGAAGACGACTCGGGGGTGACCTGGGAGGCGCTGGGAGACTTCTCACCGACAGACGTCCACAGACAG TTCGCCATCGTCTTCAAGACTCCGAAGTACCGAGACCAGAACCTGCAGAGGCCGACCTCCGTGTTCGTCCAGCTGAAGAGGAAGTCCGACAACGAGACCAGTGAACCCAAGCCCTTCACCTACCACCCCCAGATCATCG ACaaggaggaggtgcagaggaagaggcagaagaCTTTGCCCAACTTTCAGGACTTCAGcggccatggaggaggaggaggtctgtacagaggaggaggcccagcagcaggaggaggccctggctctgcaggaggaggagcaggag GTTCATTCCAGGGTTTTACTACCTATAActatggaggaggaggaggaggaggaggaggaggtttctCCACAGGATACTCAGCTggtctgggaggaggaggaggaggtttctCCACAGGATACTCAGCTggtctgggaggaggaggaggagcagcagccatcCAACACG CGTCTCAGAGCGACACAGTGGACGACAACGATCCAGACCACCAGGACTCGGGGGCCGCGGGGGGGGCTTCATCCCGGACTGGAGgcgtggagggggggggcagtgaggAGCCAGACACAG caggCGAGCGGTGGGTCCATGGGACCAGTCGACAGCTGGAGGCTCTCTTCCACTTCTCTGTAACCGGTGACCCAGTTTACCTGCTGgctccacagcgccccctgatgACGGCACAGGACGAGGACGGGGACAC CGGGCTGCACCTGGCCGTCCTCCACAGCCAGCAGGCGGCGCTGAAGAGTCTGACCCAGGTGGTGTCCGCTCTGCCTGGAGAGGAAGTTCTCAACCTGAGGAACCACCTGTACCAG ACTCCTTTGCACCTGGCGGTGATCACGCAGCAGAGCGAGGCGGCCGAGGCGCTGCTATTGGCCGGAGCCGACCCCACGCTGACCGACCGCCACGGCAACACAGCTCTTCACCTGGCGTCACAGCAGGAAGGGGGAGGAGCTATGGTCCAGCTTCTACTACGACACCGAGAAGTGAGAGGACTGATGgagcacaacaacacagcag GTCTGTGCCCGATCCACCTGGCTGTTCTGGCCAATCAGCTGTCTTCCCTCAGGGAGCTCCTGGAGGGCGGGGCCAACGTGGAGGCTCAGGAGCGCAGCTGTGGGAGGACCGCCCTCCACCTCGCCACGGAGACCGACAACGTGTCGCTGGCCggctgcctgctgctggag GGAAACGCCGAGGTGGACTGCTGCACCTTTAACGGCTGCACCCCCCTCCACCTGGCGGCAGGGCGGGGCTCCGTCAGGCTCACAGCGCTCCTGGTGGCGGCAG GGGCCGACCCGCACAAAGAGAACTTCGAGCCGCTGTTCTTCAGAGAGGACGAGTGCTGCCATGACGAGGCCGACGAGGACGAAGGCTACATCCCAGGAACGACTCCGCTCAACATGGCCGCCACCAGCCAG GTGATCGAGCTTCTCAACGGAAAAGAGTACGAAGCCAAAACTCCTCACGGAGCCGTGAGCCGACCACAAG gtgACCTGGCGAGCCTGGATGTGGGGGTGAAGCAGGAAGTGTGTTGTGCCCTGGAGAGTGAAGGATGCTGGGAGAAGCTGGCTCACAGTCTCGGCCTTGGGATCCTGAACACGGCGTTCAGACTGAGCCCCTCCCCCGCCAAGACTCTGCTGGACAGCTacgag GTTTCGGGGGGGACGGTCAGTGACCTGTTGGCTGGTCTGAGGTCAGCAGGAGAGTGCAGAGCGCTGAGCATCCTGGAGGGGGCGCTGCGTCGCTCTGAGGAAACGGCGACGAGCG tcgagTCCCGGCTGAAGGCCGACGCTCGCATCGACAGCGGCGTCTGTGACAGCGGGGTGGAGCTTTCCACAGCGTAA
- the nfkb1 gene encoding nuclear factor NF-kappa-B p105 subunit isoform X2, producing the protein MAGDDPYLHSNNQIFDTMIMDPTWEFQPFAAMSQTTSLRTADGPFLQILEQPKQRGFRFRYGCEGPSHGGLPGASSEKNRKTYPTVKIGNYQGPARVVVQLVTALPSLPQLHAHSLVGKQCDKGICITDLQPKDSTISFPNLGILHVTKKNVAKILEERMIEAFRMGYNCGVSIHPEIDALQGEVRVPRDLHDHQRSVISSAASLQAKEMDLSVVRLLFTAFLPDSNGGFSRRLEPVVSEPIYDSKAPNASNLKIVRMDRTAGCVTGGEEVYLLCDKVQKDDIQVRFYEEDDSGVTWEALGDFSPTDVHRQFAIVFKTPKYRDQNLQRPTSVFVQLKRKSDNETSEPKPFTYHPQIIDKEEVQRKRQKTLPNFQDFSGHGGGGGLYRGGGPAAGGGPGSAGGGAGGSFQGFTTYNYGGGGGGGGGGFSTGYSAGLGGGGGAAIQHASQSDTVDDNDPDHQDSGAAGGASSRTGGVEGGGSEEPDTAGERWVHGTSRQLEALFHFSVTGDPVYLLAPQRPLMTAQDEDGDTGLHLAVLHSQQAALKSLTQVVSALPGEEVLNLRNHLYQTPLHLAVITQQSEAAEALLLAGADPTLTDRHGNTALHLASQQEGGGAMVQLLLRHREVRGLMEHNNTAGLCPIHLAVLANQLSSLRELLEGGANVEAQERSCGRTALHLATETDNVSLAGCLLLEGNAEVDCCTFNGCTPLHLAAGRGSVRLTALLVAAGADPHKENFEPLFFREDECCHDEADEDEGYIPGTTPLNMAATSQVIELLNGKEYEAKTPHGAVSRPQGDLASLDVGVKQEVCCALESEGCWEKLAHSLGLGILNTAFRLSPSPAKTLLDSYEVSGGTVSDLLAGLRSAGECRALSILEGALRRSEETATSVESRLKADARIDSGVCDSGVELSTA; encoded by the exons CGAGGCTTCCGGTTCAGATACGGGTGTGAAGGTCCGTCTCACGGCGGGCTGCCAGGAGCGTCCAGCGAGAAGAACAGGAAGACCTACCCCACCGTCAag atcGGGAACTACCAGGGTCCGGCCCGGGTTGTGGTCCAGCTTGTGACAGCACTCCCCAGCCTCCCTCAGCTTCACGCTCACAGTCTGGTGGGAAAACAGTGTGACAAAGGAATCTGCATCACGGACCTGCAGCCCAAAGACTCCACCATCAG TTTCCCAAACCTTGGGATTCTCCATGTGACGAAGAAGAATGTGGCGAAGAttctggaggagaggatgatcGAGGCGTTCAGGATGGGATACAACTGTGGCGTCTCCATCCACCCAGAGATCGATGCCCTGCAGGGGGAGGTTCGAGTCCCACGAGACCTCCACG atCACCAGCGCAGTGTGATCAGCAGTGCAGCGTCTCTTCAGGCTAAGGAGATGGACCTCAGTGTGGTGCGTCTCTTGTTCACGGCGTTCCTCCCCGACAGTAACGGAGGTTTCTCCAGACGCCTGGAACCCGTCGTGTCTGAACCGATCTACGACAGCA AGGCTCCCAACGCCTCCAACCTGAAGATCGTGAGGATGGATCGAACCGCCGGCTGCGTgacgggaggagaggaggtttaTCTGCTGTGCGACAAAGTGCAGAAAG ATGATATCCAGGTGAGGTTCTATGAAGAAGACGACTCGGGGGTGACCTGGGAGGCGCTGGGAGACTTCTCACCGACAGACGTCCACAGACAG TTCGCCATCGTCTTCAAGACTCCGAAGTACCGAGACCAGAACCTGCAGAGGCCGACCTCCGTGTTCGTCCAGCTGAAGAGGAAGTCCGACAACGAGACCAGTGAACCCAAGCCCTTCACCTACCACCCCCAGATCATCG ACaaggaggaggtgcagaggaagaggcagaagaCTTTGCCCAACTTTCAGGACTTCAGcggccatggaggaggaggaggtctgtacagaggaggaggcccagcagcaggaggaggccctggctctgcaggaggaggagcaggag GTTCATTCCAGGGTTTTACTACCTATAActatggaggaggaggaggaggaggaggaggaggtttctCCACAGGATACTCAGCTggtctgggaggaggaggaggag cagccatcCAACACG CGTCTCAGAGCGACACAGTGGACGACAACGATCCAGACCACCAGGACTCGGGGGCCGCGGGGGGGGCTTCATCCCGGACTGGAGgcgtggagggggggggcagtgaggAGCCAGACACAG caggCGAGCGGTGGGTCCATGGGACCAGTCGACAGCTGGAGGCTCTCTTCCACTTCTCTGTAACCGGTGACCCAGTTTACCTGCTGgctccacagcgccccctgatgACGGCACAGGACGAGGACGGGGACAC CGGGCTGCACCTGGCCGTCCTCCACAGCCAGCAGGCGGCGCTGAAGAGTCTGACCCAGGTGGTGTCCGCTCTGCCTGGAGAGGAAGTTCTCAACCTGAGGAACCACCTGTACCAG ACTCCTTTGCACCTGGCGGTGATCACGCAGCAGAGCGAGGCGGCCGAGGCGCTGCTATTGGCCGGAGCCGACCCCACGCTGACCGACCGCCACGGCAACACAGCTCTTCACCTGGCGTCACAGCAGGAAGGGGGAGGAGCTATGGTCCAGCTTCTACTACGACACCGAGAAGTGAGAGGACTGATGgagcacaacaacacagcag GTCTGTGCCCGATCCACCTGGCTGTTCTGGCCAATCAGCTGTCTTCCCTCAGGGAGCTCCTGGAGGGCGGGGCCAACGTGGAGGCTCAGGAGCGCAGCTGTGGGAGGACCGCCCTCCACCTCGCCACGGAGACCGACAACGTGTCGCTGGCCggctgcctgctgctggag GGAAACGCCGAGGTGGACTGCTGCACCTTTAACGGCTGCACCCCCCTCCACCTGGCGGCAGGGCGGGGCTCCGTCAGGCTCACAGCGCTCCTGGTGGCGGCAG GGGCCGACCCGCACAAAGAGAACTTCGAGCCGCTGTTCTTCAGAGAGGACGAGTGCTGCCATGACGAGGCCGACGAGGACGAAGGCTACATCCCAGGAACGACTCCGCTCAACATGGCCGCCACCAGCCAG GTGATCGAGCTTCTCAACGGAAAAGAGTACGAAGCCAAAACTCCTCACGGAGCCGTGAGCCGACCACAAG gtgACCTGGCGAGCCTGGATGTGGGGGTGAAGCAGGAAGTGTGTTGTGCCCTGGAGAGTGAAGGATGCTGGGAGAAGCTGGCTCACAGTCTCGGCCTTGGGATCCTGAACACGGCGTTCAGACTGAGCCCCTCCCCCGCCAAGACTCTGCTGGACAGCTacgag GTTTCGGGGGGGACGGTCAGTGACCTGTTGGCTGGTCTGAGGTCAGCAGGAGAGTGCAGAGCGCTGAGCATCCTGGAGGGGGCGCTGCGTCGCTCTGAGGAAACGGCGACGAGCG tcgagTCCCGGCTGAAGGCCGACGCTCGCATCGACAGCGGCGTCTGTGACAGCGGGGTGGAGCTTTCCACAGCGTAA